A portion of the Anoxybacillus gonensis genome contains these proteins:
- a CDS encoding metal ABC transporter permease, with product MDMNVQWVFTSMALLGLASGMIGTFALLKKQSLIGDAMAHAALPGICIAFLLYGQKSLLLFLIGAACSGYIATICIQFIVKHTRVKEDAAIGIVLSVFFGLGIVLLTWINQHEGGNQSGIHDFLFGKAASLTGSDVNVLTVTAVTVIIMILIFFKEFKIITFDRAFAQGIGIPVSLLNGVLMFLIVSVVVIGLQAVGVVLMSALLITPALAARYWTEKLEWMTLLAGGFGALSGVAGAYISLIVYAPTGPLVIIFATVLFIFSFLFAPKRGLCSKMIRRHIERKKLQSQQLMYKRGEQL from the coding sequence ATGGATATGAATGTTCAATGGGTATTTACAAGCATGGCTTTGCTTGGATTAGCCAGCGGGATGATCGGAACGTTTGCCTTGCTAAAAAAACAAAGTTTAATAGGAGATGCGATGGCGCACGCTGCTCTTCCTGGTATTTGTATCGCTTTTCTTTTATATGGACAAAAATCGCTACTTCTTTTTCTCATTGGCGCTGCTTGTTCGGGATATATTGCGACGATATGCATTCAGTTTATTGTGAAACATACGCGTGTAAAAGAAGATGCTGCCATCGGTATTGTGTTGTCTGTATTTTTTGGTTTAGGCATTGTGCTATTGACATGGATTAATCAACATGAAGGCGGAAATCAAAGTGGAATTCATGACTTTTTGTTTGGAAAGGCAGCGTCATTGACTGGAAGTGATGTCAATGTGTTAACTGTAACAGCTGTAACGGTCATTATTATGATTCTCATTTTCTTTAAAGAGTTTAAAATCATTACATTTGACCGAGCGTTTGCGCAAGGAATTGGTATACCCGTATCGCTGTTAAATGGTGTGCTTATGTTTTTAATCGTTTCTGTTGTTGTTATTGGTTTACAAGCAGTAGGCGTTGTGTTAATGTCCGCACTACTTATTACCCCCGCATTAGCTGCGAGATATTGGACAGAAAAACTTGAATGGATGACGTTATTAGCCGGGGGATTCGGTGCTTTATCAGGGGTGGCCGGGGCATATATCAGTTTAATCGTCTATGCACCCACTGGTCCACTTGTTATTATTTTTGCGACGGTGCTGTTTATTTTTTCATTTTTATTTGCTCCGAAACGTGGTTTATGTAGCAAAATGATTCGGCGCCATATAGAAAGAAAAAAATTGCAATCTCAACAACTGATGTATAAGCGAGGAGAGCAACTATGA
- a CDS encoding metal ABC transporter ATP-binding protein, with translation MNPLVVEQMTVAYDRQLVLEDVSFSVPEGKLVGVIGPNGAGKSTLMKAMLNFIPRMHGHVFVYGQPYEKQRHLVGYVPQRNSVDWDFPTNALDVVLMGRYGHIGLWKRPRKEDIDMAMQCLDKVGMLPYAKRQISQLSGGQQQRVFLARALAQDASIYFMDEPFVGVDAATEKAIVQLLNELKTRGKTVLVVHHDLQTVRDYFDYVLLLNKRVIAFGETESVFTYDHIQKTYGGKVTFLSSTHIVG, from the coding sequence ATGAATCCGTTGGTTGTAGAACAAATGACAGTTGCATATGACCGGCAGCTTGTATTGGAGGATGTGTCGTTTTCTGTTCCTGAAGGAAAGTTAGTCGGGGTGATCGGCCCAAACGGAGCGGGAAAATCAACGTTAATGAAAGCGATGTTAAATTTTATTCCGCGCATGCACGGACATGTTTTCGTATACGGTCAACCATATGAAAAGCAACGCCATCTTGTTGGATATGTTCCACAACGAAATTCGGTCGATTGGGATTTTCCGACGAATGCGCTTGACGTCGTATTAATGGGGAGATACGGTCATATCGGATTATGGAAACGACCGAGAAAAGAAGATATAGATATGGCTATGCAATGTTTAGATAAAGTTGGCATGTTGCCGTATGCAAAGCGACAAATTAGCCAATTATCTGGCGGGCAGCAACAACGTGTATTTTTGGCGCGTGCGCTAGCACAAGACGCTTCCATTTATTTTATGGATGAACCGTTTGTTGGGGTAGATGCAGCCACAGAAAAAGCGATTGTCCAACTGTTAAATGAATTAAAAACGCGTGGAAAAACAGTATTAGTCGTTCATCATGATTTGCAAACGGTACGGGATTATTTTGATTACGTTTTACTGCTAAATAAACGTGTCATTGCATTTGGAGAGACAGAAAGTGTATTTACGTATGACCATATTCAAAAAACGTATGGTGGAAAAGTGACTTTTCTTTCTTCCACACATATTGTGGGGTGA
- a CDS encoding metal ABC transporter solute-binding protein, Zn/Mn family, producing MKKWIVVWTALLLLFGCETKEHKKDVIYIVATTGQIADLVERVGGEHVHVEALMGPGVDPHLYKATQGDIQKLSQADVIFYNGLHLEGKLGEIFSKMSKTKKVVPISEAIPKEKLIDVDGVYDPHIWFDLDLWSYAARTVKDELSAIDPKHKQTYEERAEEYISQLMKLKEEAKREISSIPKQQRVLITAHDAFHYFGRAYDIEVVGLQGLSTDAEYGLKDVQQLVDLIVSRNIQAVFVESSVSKKAIEAVVEGAKQRGHHVSIGGELFSDALGRKGTEEGTFIGMYRYNVKTITQALKGE from the coding sequence ATGAAAAAGTGGATAGTTGTGTGGACTGCTTTATTATTGTTGTTTGGGTGTGAAACGAAAGAACATAAAAAAGACGTCATCTATATTGTCGCTACGACAGGGCAAATTGCTGATCTAGTTGAACGTGTCGGAGGAGAGCATGTTCATGTAGAAGCATTAATGGGGCCAGGGGTAGATCCGCATTTGTATAAAGCGACACAAGGAGATATTCAAAAGCTAAGTCAAGCAGACGTCATTTTTTATAACGGTCTTCATTTAGAAGGGAAACTAGGGGAAATATTCTCTAAAATGTCAAAAACGAAAAAGGTTGTCCCAATCAGTGAAGCAATTCCAAAAGAAAAATTAATTGACGTAGATGGAGTATATGATCCGCATATATGGTTTGACCTTGATTTATGGAGCTATGCTGCTCGAACAGTAAAGGATGAGTTAAGTGCGATCGATCCGAAACATAAACAAACTTACGAAGAACGAGCAGAAGAATATATCTCCCAACTGATGAAATTAAAAGAAGAAGCAAAACGAGAAATCAGCTCTATTCCAAAGCAGCAGCGTGTTTTAATTACAGCGCACGATGCCTTTCATTATTTTGGGCGTGCATATGATATTGAAGTAGTTGGATTGCAAGGATTAAGTACGGATGCAGAATATGGACTAAAAGATGTGCAACAACTTGTTGATTTAATCGTGTCTCGAAATATTCAAGCGGTGTTTGTGGAAAGTAGTGTATCGAAAAAAGCGATCGAAGCAGTTGTCGAGGGAGCGAAACAGCGTGGACATCATGTCTCAATTGGTGGGGAGCTCTTTTCAGATGCGCTCGGGCGAAAAGGGACAGAAGAAGGAACATTCATTGGTATGTATCGTTACAATGTCAAAACGATTACACAGGCGTTGAAAGGGGAATGA
- a CDS encoding APC family permease, with translation MMNTELKRSIGFMTATAIVIGTVIGSGIFMKPAIVIDSTGNSTLALLAWIIGGIITLASGLTIAEVSSKIPETGGLYVYIEKVYGRFWGFLCGWMQTIIYGPAVIGALGLYFGALFAGVFALPKESELWIGIIAVLFLSVVNMLGSQFGGMVQSVLTAAKLLPIFLIIIFGVVKGNVPIFNMDSGNSQTISMGAAVLATLWAYDGWMNVGFVAGEMKNPAKTLPKAIITGILIVMFAYVAVNVALLHVLRADEIVALGPNAASEAATILFGAFGGKFIAIGILISIFGCLNGKILTFPRMPFAMATDGLFPFSKYLAHIHPTWRTPVFATLAQMAIAIVMMLLGNADRLTDIAIFSVFLFYGFAFYAVFLLRKSSLFNEPLSNEPLSNEPLYRVPLYPFTPIVAIVGTAYIIMSTVLHAPLDTFLSIVVTLSGIPVYYAMTKKRQG, from the coding sequence ATGATGAACACAGAATTAAAACGAAGCATCGGCTTTATGACAGCTACAGCCATCGTCATCGGCACAGTCATTGGTTCAGGCATTTTTATGAAACCAGCGATCGTCATCGACTCAACTGGAAATTCTACACTTGCTCTTCTCGCATGGATCATCGGCGGCATCATTACTTTAGCAAGTGGGTTAACGATTGCAGAAGTAAGTTCAAAAATTCCTGAAACAGGTGGATTGTATGTGTATATCGAAAAAGTGTATGGACGGTTTTGGGGATTTTTATGTGGATGGATGCAAACAATCATTTACGGTCCTGCCGTCATCGGTGCACTAGGGTTGTATTTTGGTGCATTGTTTGCAGGTGTTTTTGCTCTACCAAAAGAAAGTGAGCTTTGGATTGGAATCATTGCGGTCTTGTTTTTATCCGTTGTGAATATGCTTGGTTCGCAGTTTGGTGGAATGGTTCAAAGTGTGTTAACTGCGGCGAAACTATTGCCTATTTTTCTTATTATTATTTTTGGAGTAGTAAAGGGGAATGTACCTATTTTCAACATGGATAGTGGAAACAGCCAAACGATCAGTATGGGAGCTGCCGTTCTAGCAACATTGTGGGCGTATGACGGATGGATGAACGTTGGATTTGTTGCTGGTGAAATGAAAAATCCAGCAAAAACGTTACCAAAAGCGATTATCACTGGTATTCTTATCGTCATGTTTGCCTACGTGGCTGTGAATGTAGCATTGCTTCATGTGCTTCGTGCCGATGAAATTGTTGCACTTGGACCGAATGCAGCAAGCGAAGCGGCGACCATTTTATTTGGGGCATTCGGTGGGAAATTTATTGCTATTGGTATTTTAATTTCTATTTTCGGCTGTTTAAATGGAAAAATACTTACATTTCCACGTATGCCATTTGCTATGGCAACAGATGGTTTGTTTCCTTTTTCTAAATATTTGGCTCATATTCATCCAACATGGCGTACACCTGTCTTTGCGACACTTGCACAAATGGCAATTGCCATTGTCATGATGTTGCTTGGAAATGCGGATCGCTTAACGGATATTGCTATTTTTAGCGTCTTTTTATTTTACGGTTTTGCCTTTTATGCGGTATTTTTATTACGGAAATCATCCTTATTTAACGAACCATTATCTAACGAACCATTATCTAACGAACCATTATATCGAGTGCCACTTTATCCATTTACTCCAATCGTCGCGATTGTCGGCACAGCATATATTATTATGAGTACAGTACTTCATGCACCGTTAGATACGTTTTTATCGATTGTTGTGACGCTATCTGGTATCCCAGTGTATTATGCTATGACGAAAAAGCGACAAGGATAA
- a CDS encoding YbgA family protein, with protein MWHYAKPIVVVSECLGFSPCRYNGDQLNDEVVHKLAPFVQFIPVCPEVRIGLGTPRETIRLVQDGEQVRLVQPSTEMDITERMNEFSASFLTQLTNVDGFILKSRSPSCGMKDVKIYRSEQKGPASGKGSGMFAKHVLQMFAHKAVEEEGRLTNFVIREHFLTKLFTLALFREVKESKSHHRLVEFHAEHKYLFMAYHQQKLKQLGNIVANRDRLPMEEVFLHYEQTLYELFARRSRRNSNINVCEHMIGYFKHELSGDEKRYVHELLQKYRAGKLPLSSVTTVIRSWAIRYQNKYLLKQRYFQPYPEPLLDVTDSGKGRDY; from the coding sequence ATGTGGCATTATGCAAAACCAATCGTCGTTGTTAGTGAATGTCTCGGTTTTTCTCCTTGTCGGTATAACGGTGATCAACTAAACGATGAAGTAGTACATAAGCTCGCGCCATTTGTGCAATTTATTCCTGTTTGTCCCGAAGTTCGCATTGGGCTTGGTACGCCACGTGAGACGATTCGGCTCGTTCAAGACGGAGAACAAGTGCGGCTTGTCCAACCATCGACCGAAATGGATATAACCGAGCGAATGAACGAGTTTTCTGCTTCATTTTTAACGCAATTAACGAATGTAGACGGTTTTATTTTAAAAAGTCGGTCGCCATCGTGTGGAATGAAAGATGTCAAAATATATCGTAGTGAACAAAAAGGACCTGCATCAGGAAAGGGAAGCGGGATGTTTGCGAAACATGTGTTACAAATGTTTGCACATAAAGCTGTGGAAGAAGAAGGGAGATTGACGAACTTTGTTATTCGAGAACATTTTTTGACGAAGTTATTTACACTTGCTTTGTTTCGAGAGGTTAAAGAGTCAAAATCACATCATCGTCTCGTTGAGTTTCATGCGGAGCATAAATATTTATTTATGGCGTATCATCAACAAAAATTGAAACAATTAGGAAACATTGTTGCGAATCGAGATCGTTTACCGATGGAAGAAGTATTTTTACATTATGAACAAACATTATATGAACTGTTTGCCCGTCGCTCACGCCGGAATTCAAACATAAATGTTTGTGAACATATGATCGGTTATTTTAAACATGAATTAAGCGGTGATGAAAAACGTTATGTCCATGAGTTGCTACAAAAATATCGCGCGGGCAAGTTACCGCTAAGTAGTGTGACAACGGTCATTCGTTCGTGGGCCATTCGTTATCAAAATAAATATTTACTGAAACAACGATATTTTCAGCCTTATCCAGAACCATTGCTTGATGTGACGGACTCTGGAAAAGGGAGAGACTATTGA
- a CDS encoding YjiH family protein, with protein MNHTQSHKLTDILKFLVPSLIGVFLFMIPVPYKSEMTIPVAILAKWVEGNFVSVIPAISVLFMFIATIGTIITKIAQPSFIMNSSFLRRLFDVNGLFVVARIVGTILGAMTLWKIGPEWVWSENTGALLLYSLIPILFSVFLFAGLFLPLLLDFGLLELCGALLTKIMRPVFKLPGRSSIDCIASWLGDGTIGVLLTNKQYEDGFYTKREAAVIGTTFSVVSITFSIVVITYMKLEHMFGAYYFTIVVAGLVAAIIMPRIPPLSKKPDTYYHEHHVPVDETVPAGYTPFQWGLKQATDVAKRNSDMGKLLKNGIQTVIDMWLGVLPVVMAIGTVALIIAETTPVFEWLGKPFVPLLTLLQVPEASAAAQTMVVGFADMFLPAIIGSGIESEFTRFVIACVSVTQLIYMSEVGGLLLASKLPITFKDLVVIFLLRTLITLPIIVFIAHFIF; from the coding sequence ATGAATCATACTCAATCACACAAGCTTACTGACATACTAAAATTTCTCGTTCCATCACTTATTGGTGTATTTCTTTTTATGATTCCTGTCCCTTATAAAAGTGAAATGACTATTCCTGTAGCCATTTTAGCGAAGTGGGTCGAAGGGAATTTTGTTTCTGTCATCCCAGCCATCTCTGTTTTATTTATGTTTATCGCAACGATTGGCACAATTATCACAAAAATAGCACAGCCTTCTTTTATAATGAATAGCTCGTTTCTTCGCCGATTATTTGATGTCAATGGTTTGTTTGTCGTTGCCCGTATCGTTGGTACAATTTTAGGGGCAATGACATTATGGAAAATTGGTCCGGAATGGGTATGGTCAGAAAATACAGGTGCTTTGTTGTTATATAGTTTGATTCCGATTTTGTTTTCTGTCTTTTTATTTGCAGGATTATTTTTGCCGTTACTTTTAGATTTCGGCTTACTCGAATTGTGTGGTGCACTTTTAACAAAAATTATGCGTCCCGTATTTAAATTACCTGGTCGTTCATCTATCGACTGTATCGCTTCTTGGTTAGGAGATGGAACAATTGGCGTGTTGTTAACGAATAAGCAATATGAAGACGGCTTTTATACGAAGCGAGAGGCAGCAGTGATCGGAACGACCTTCTCTGTCGTTTCAATTACATTTAGCATTGTCGTCATTACGTATATGAAGCTTGAACATATGTTTGGAGCGTACTATTTTACTATCGTCGTTGCCGGTCTCGTAGCAGCGATCATTATGCCGCGTATCCCGCCATTATCTAAAAAACCAGATACGTATTATCATGAACATCACGTACCAGTCGATGAAACAGTACCAGCTGGGTACACACCTTTTCAATGGGGACTAAAACAAGCAACAGACGTTGCTAAACGCAATAGCGATATGGGCAAACTGTTAAAAAACGGCATACAAACAGTAATTGATATGTGGTTAGGTGTATTACCTGTCGTCATGGCGATTGGAACAGTTGCATTAATTATTGCCGAAACAACACCGGTGTTTGAATGGCTCGGTAAACCGTTTGTACCACTTTTGACACTCCTACAAGTACCAGAAGCATCAGCTGCTGCACAAACGATGGTTGTTGGCTTTGCAGACATGTTTTTACCTGCCATTATCGGTAGCGGCATTGAAAGTGAATTTACTCGCTTCGTTATTGCTTGCGTTTCCGTAACACAGCTGATTTATATGTCTGAAGTAGGTGGATTGCTGCTCGCATCTAAACTACCAATTACGTTTAAAGATTTAGTTGTTATTTTCTTGCTTCGCACACTCATTACATTGCCAATTATCGTTTTTATAGCTCATTTCATCTTTTAA
- a CDS encoding Stand-alone sensor domain-containing protein — MFKKHMGKTIGLFISQLVLFSEAIAMSDTIDVTQLHGTELYVVVGFYVFQTIVGIYFGNRYDRKTCVKDLIYQLKSKDFATSTFEKIAALVDRDPDSRLTIYLLRTKQNSQPQQKAAFEQLLVEETRKSDIIAKWSNDEYLIIAVENAVKPSTMIERIRQNSPVSFLVGYATYPVEGEQLQQLLQVAKERMYATRTTK; from the coding sequence ATGTTTAAGAAACATATGGGAAAAACAATCGGTTTATTCATTAGTCAACTTGTATTATTTTCGGAAGCGATCGCTATGAGTGATACGATTGATGTAACACAATTACATGGAACGGAATTATATGTTGTCGTCGGTTTTTATGTATTCCAAACCATTGTAGGTATTTATTTTGGTAATCGTTATGATCGAAAAACTTGCGTCAAAGATTTAATATATCAGCTAAAAAGCAAAGACTTTGCTACAAGTACATTTGAGAAAATCGCAGCACTCGTTGATCGTGATCCGGATAGTCGGTTAACCATTTATTTACTCCGTACGAAACAAAATAGCCAGCCACAACAAAAAGCAGCATTTGAACAACTTTTAGTCGAAGAAACACGAAAAAGTGACATCATCGCTAAATGGTCGAATGATGAATACTTGATTATTGCTGTCGAAAATGCTGTGAAACCGTCTACAATGATTGAACGAATCAGACAAAATAGCCCCGTATCTTTTCTTGTCGGTTATGCGACATATCCGGTCGAAGGAGAGCAATTGCAGCAGCTTTTACAAGTCGCAAAAGAGCGCATGTATGCTACACGGACGACAAAATAA
- the trpB gene encoding tryptophan synthase subunit beta yields the protein MSVVEQRRGYFGEFGGSFVPPALQEALDYLETQFLRYKDDPTFHEEFTFYLKEYVGRENPLTFASRLTEKLGGAKIYLKREDLNHTGSHKINNVIGQILLARRMGAKRIIAETGAGQHGVATATACAMFGMDCVIYMGEEDTRRQALNVFRMELLGAKVVSVSKGQGRLKDAVDEALNDYVQNYEHTFYLLGSAVGPHPYPTIVKHFQSIISEESKRQMIEKEGRLPDVVIACVGGGSNAIGAFAHYIDEPSVRLIGVEPEQAATLTKGVPAVIHGFKCLVLLDEEGNPQPTYSIAAGLDYPGIGPEHSFLKTSSRAEYYTVTNEEVLEAFQTLSKTEGIIPALESAHAVAYAMKLAPTLNSDQIMIVNLSGRGDKDVEQVFHMLRS from the coding sequence ATGAGCGTAGTTGAGCAGAGAAGAGGGTATTTCGGAGAATTTGGTGGAAGTTTTGTACCACCGGCGTTACAGGAAGCGTTAGACTATTTAGAGACACAGTTTTTAAGATACAAGGACGATCCTACATTTCATGAGGAATTTACGTTTTATTTAAAAGAGTACGTCGGACGAGAAAATCCGCTCACGTTTGCTTCAAGGTTAACTGAAAAACTTGGTGGAGCGAAAATTTATTTAAAACGAGAAGATTTAAATCATACCGGTTCCCATAAAATTAACAATGTCATCGGGCAAATTTTATTAGCGAGACGAATGGGTGCTAAGCGTATTATTGCTGAAACAGGAGCAGGACAGCACGGTGTGGCGACAGCGACAGCTTGTGCAATGTTTGGGATGGATTGTGTGATTTATATGGGGGAAGAAGATACGAGACGGCAAGCATTAAACGTTTTTCGGATGGAGCTGTTAGGGGCGAAAGTCGTTTCTGTATCAAAGGGACAAGGAAGATTGAAAGATGCAGTTGATGAGGCGTTAAACGACTATGTCCAAAACTATGAACATACATTTTATTTGCTTGGCTCAGCTGTTGGACCACATCCGTATCCGACGATCGTGAAGCATTTCCAGTCTATTATTAGTGAAGAAAGTAAGCGGCAAATGATCGAGAAAGAAGGACGTTTGCCCGATGTCGTGATCGCTTGTGTAGGTGGTGGCAGTAATGCCATTGGTGCTTTTGCTCATTATATCGATGAACCGAGTGTGCGCTTAATCGGTGTCGAACCTGAGCAGGCCGCTACGCTCACAAAAGGCGTTCCTGCGGTCATTCATGGTTTTAAATGTCTCGTTTTGCTTGATGAAGAAGGAAATCCACAACCAACATATTCTATTGCCGCGGGACTTGATTATCCGGGAATCGGACCAGAACATAGTTTTTTAAAAACATCAAGTCGGGCGGAATATTATACGGTCACGAACGAGGAAGTATTAGAAGCATTTCAAACGCTTTCAAAAACAGAAGGAATTATACCGGCTTTAGAGAGTGCTCATGCCGTTGCATATGCAATGAAATTGGCTCCGACGCTTAATTCTGATCAAATCATGATCGTCAACTTATCGGGGCGTGGCGATAAAGATGTCGAGCAAGTGTTTCATATGTTGAGAAGTTAG
- a CDS encoding alpha/beta hydrolase, which produces MQIQVERQRNTKKWLVPSLISVLLLAAVACVAISIYVGWNLTHKERKAVVETPKDYGMAYQDVTFTSKDEGLKLKGWVIEPTKQAKMTVIFSHGYGGNRYEPNVPFFPIAKALMDEGYRVIMFDFRASGESEGEMTTIGAKEKYDLLGVIDYAKKHYSEPIVLYGVSMGAATSILAASMDEDVQAVIADSAFSDLEGYLRTYMPVWTNLPNVPFTYLIITLIPMITDLDPAESVPIQAVDAIAPRPILFIHSKADPSIPHEESVKMYNKHPDVFELWLTDKAKHVKSFAMYKDEYIQHMLTFLEKVKE; this is translated from the coding sequence ATGCAAATACAGGTGGAAAGGCAACGAAATACAAAAAAATGGCTCGTTCCGTCGTTGATCAGTGTCTTGTTGCTTGCGGCTGTAGCTTGCGTTGCCATTTCGATTTATGTCGGCTGGAATTTGACGCACAAAGAGCGAAAAGCGGTTGTTGAGACACCAAAAGACTACGGAATGGCTTATCAAGATGTGACATTTACAAGTAAAGACGAAGGTTTGAAGCTGAAAGGCTGGGTCATAGAACCGACGAAACAAGCGAAAATGACCGTTATTTTTTCGCACGGTTATGGCGGCAATCGCTATGAACCAAACGTGCCGTTTTTCCCAATTGCTAAAGCACTAATGGACGAAGGGTATCGCGTCATCATGTTTGATTTTCGTGCCAGCGGCGAATCGGAAGGGGAGATGACAACGATTGGCGCGAAAGAAAAATACGATTTGCTCGGTGTTATCGATTACGCGAAAAAACATTATTCCGAACCAATTGTGCTTTACGGAGTGTCCATGGGGGCAGCAACGTCGATTTTAGCCGCAAGTATGGATGAAGATGTGCAAGCGGTTATTGCCGACAGTGCGTTTAGCGATTTAGAAGGATATTTGCGGACATATATGCCTGTATGGACGAACTTACCAAACGTGCCGTTTACGTACTTAATCATTACCCTTATTCCGATGATTACTGATTTAGATCCAGCGGAATCCGTTCCGATTCAAGCGGTCGATGCGATTGCGCCGCGTCCCATTTTATTCATTCATAGCAAAGCTGACCCGTCCATCCCACATGAAGAAAGTGTAAAAATGTATAACAAACATCCAGACGTATTTGAACTTTGGCTCACCGACAAAGCGAAACATGTGAAAAGTTTTGCGATGTATAAAGATGAATATATTCAGCATATGTTAACATTTTTAGAAAAAGTGAAAGAATAA
- the trhA gene encoding PAQR family membrane homeostasis protein TrhA codes for MAFTHTFTKEEEIVHAITHGIGALFSIAALVVLTVFASLHGNAWHIVSFTLFGTTMLILYLSSTIVHALPEGRWKRIFEIFDHSAIYFFIAGTYTPFLFLAVKGAIGWTLFGIVWGLALIGTVFKCFFVNRFLYTSTMIYVVMGWLIVFAWQPLVSGLSREGVVYLVSGGILYTIGALFYVWRGFKFHHAVWHMFVLGGSVAHFFAVFVLL; via the coding sequence TTGGCTTTTACACATACATTTACGAAAGAAGAAGAAATCGTTCATGCAATTACGCATGGGATCGGTGCACTATTTAGTATCGCAGCGCTCGTCGTGCTTACCGTTTTTGCTTCACTGCACGGAAATGCGTGGCACATTGTCAGTTTTACGTTATTTGGAACCACGATGTTGATTTTGTATTTATCATCGACAATCGTGCACGCCTTGCCAGAAGGACGATGGAAACGGATATTCGAAATTTTCGACCACTCGGCCATTTACTTTTTTATTGCAGGCACGTATACACCGTTTTTATTTTTAGCAGTGAAAGGAGCAATCGGTTGGACGCTGTTTGGCATCGTCTGGGGGTTGGCACTCATCGGAACAGTATTTAAATGCTTTTTCGTCAATCGCTTTTTATACACTTCAACGATGATTTATGTTGTGATGGGCTGGTTAATTGTGTTTGCATGGCAACCGCTCGTTTCCGGTCTTTCCCGAGAAGGAGTTGTGTATTTAGTGAGCGGTGGCATTTTATATACGATCGGTGCGCTTTTTTACGTATGGCGAGGGTTTAAATTTCATCATGCCGTTTGGCATATGTTTGTGTTAGGAGGATCTGTCGCGCACTTTTTCGCGGTGTTTGTATTGCTATAA